A portion of the Scylla paramamosain isolate STU-SP2022 chromosome 2, ASM3559412v1, whole genome shotgun sequence genome contains these proteins:
- the LOC135110246 gene encoding proteasome subunit beta type-4-like, with protein sequence MMAGVSLTGVFTPNLWSGGPAPGQLYNFPATKTQNESRTHTMYPSTSGTSVVGLVYDGGVMVAADSLGSYGSLARFRNVKRLFRVTDKAVLACSGDIADYQFIREVIEQKVRDDEIHGYTPELNACALHCWLTRVLYNRRSRFDPLWLESVVAGYKGDTPFLGFVDKIGTAFEAKEVATGFGVHLAIPMIREAREKGNLTREAARKLLVDCLKVLYYRDCRAHFKYQLADITPEGVTIHDDLDLKQETSWEVASFVRGYD encoded by the exons ATGATGGCCGGCGTCTCGCTTACTGGTGTGTTTACTCCCAATCTTTGGTCTGGTGGCCCTGCCCCTGGACAGCTATACAATTTTCCGGCCACTAAAACTCAAAATGAAAGTCGCACCCATACCAT GTACCCTTCCACCTCTGGCACCTCAGTGGTGGGCCTGGTTTATGATGGTGGTGTCATGGTAGCTGCCGACTCCTTGGGCTCCTATGGATCTCTGGCACGGTTCAGAAACGTCAAACGTCTCTTCCGAGTAACAGACAAGGCTGTGCTTGCTTGTAGCGGAGACATTGCTGATTACCAATTCATTCGTGAAGTGATTGAACAGAAGGTGCGGGATGATGAGATTCATGGGTACACACCAGAGCTGAATGCTTGTGCCCTCCACTGCTGGCTGACACGTGTCCTGTACAACCGCCGCAGCAGGTTTGACCCACTGTGGCTGGAGAGTGTGGTTGCTGGATACAAGGGAGATACACC GTTTCTGGGATTTGTGGACAAAATAGGAACTGCTTTTGAGGCTAAGGAAGTTGCTACTGGATTTGGTGTCCATCTTGCCATTCCCATGATCCGAGAGGCCAGAGAAAAGGGGAATCTCACACGGGAGGCAGCCAGGAAG CTGCTGGTGGATTGCCTGAAGGTGTTGTACTACCGTGACTGCCGAGCCCACTTCAAATACCAGCTGGCAGACATCACCCCAGAGGGAGTCACCATTCATGATGACCTTGACCTCAAACAAGAGACCTCTTGGGAGGTTGCCAGCTTTGTCAG GGGATATGACTGA
- the LOC135110255 gene encoding sialin-like isoform X2 — MTTGIVLGADMEKSAMQTSALSPSHKPNNTSNTGMPWWDARKTLVLLSFLGLTVAYMVRVCLSITIVAIVKRNVTIDISDNDTCPVPDDAIKDTEAGVTFPAMHFMMSAWIPPKDKAKYWSLQGSGMQIGTVVAMSVGGWLCSTTFLGGWPSVFYVFGGLGVIWAIPWFLLIHDLPEHHPRISDAELQYILEHRRYVKREKVVAIPWRHIATSQPFWAIMASSFCYNFSFYTLLTELPTYFNKILHFDMSTNGLSSALPYIVQCLAAVSWGMFVDILQKRNVLSVKTVRKLSTSLALYSSAACLIGMMWVNCDPTVAMVVMCLAVGLIGPIGSGSPLSEQDIAPNLAGTLKGLTNTLGSATGFVAPAVTGAITSGNQTVSAWNTVFVISAVFNLIFGTIYVIFGTDKVQPWNDSKPKKVRFPVCYVGVVVDGHCSSLLASFQRHEVDGASKQAQEGHHMEHFYSAVQLKNNIFCYVRSRFDCMHSTNQPHSSMTFSNLLICCTLSIHQMPTLQTL; from the exons ATGACGACGGGAATTGTGCTCGGAGCAGACATGGAGAAGAGTGCCATGCAAACCTCCGCCCTATCACCATCCCACAAACCAAACAACACAAGTAATACTG gGATGCCTTGGTGGGATGCACGAAAAACTCTTGTGCTGCTTAGTTTTTTGGGACTAACGGTGGCCTACATGGTCCGGGTGTGTCTGTCCATAACCATCGTGGCCATCGTGAAGAGGAATGTGACAATCGACATAAGTGACAACGACACGTGTCCTGTCCCGGACGACGCCATCAAGGACACTGAAGCG GGAGTGACTTTTCCTGCAATGCATTTCATGATGTCAGCATGGATTCCTCCTAAAGACAAAGCGAAGTATTGGAGTCTACAAGGATCAG GTATGCAAATTGGCACGGTGGTGGCGATGtctgtgggtgggtggctgtgcAGCACAACCTTCCTGGGTGGGTGGCCGTCAGTTTTCTACGTGTTTGGAGGTTTGGGTGTGATTTGGGCAATCCCTTGGTTCCTTCTGATACACGACCTTCCTGAACACCATCCCAGGATTTCTGATGCTGAGTTGCAGTATATCCTTGAGCATCGTCGTTACGtcaagagagagaag GTGGTGGCCATTCCTTGGAGACACATAGCAACATCACAACCATTTTGGGCCATAATGGCATCCAGTTTTTGCTACAACTTCAGCTTCTATACTCTATTAACAGAACTACCAACATATTTCAATAAAATTCTGCATTTTGATATGAGCACG AATGGCTTAAGTTCGGCTTTGCCGTACATCGTGCAGTGCCTTGCAGCCGTCTCCTGGGGCATGTTTGTTGATATACTTCAAAAAAGAAATGTTCTGTCGGTGAAAACTGTGAGGAAACTGTCAACGTCTCTAG CCTTGTATTCGTCGGCGGCCTGCTTGATAGGGATGATGTGGGTAAACTGTGATCCCACCGTAGCCATGGTTGTCATGTGCCTGGCAGTTGGTCTTATAGGACCAATTGGTAGTGGTTCCCCTCTATCAGAGCAAGATATTGCCCCAAACTTAGCTGGCACCCTCAAAGGTCTCACCAACACCCTGGGCTCTGCAACGGGCTTCGTGGCACCAGCTGTCACTGGTGCCATCACCAGCGGCAAC caAACAGTGTCAGCGTGGAATACAGTCTTTGTCATATCTGCTGTCTTCAACTTGATATTCGGCACCATATATGTAATTTTTGGGACAGACAAAGTTCAACCGTGGAATGATTCTAAACCTAAGAAAGTGAG ATTTCCTGTCTGTTATGTTGGTgttgtagtagacggtcactgctcttctc tgttagcGTCATTCCAAAGACATGAAGTAGATGGTGCCTCCAAACAGGCACAGGAGGGACACCACATGGAACACTTTTATTCAGCTGTTCAGCTGAAGAATAATATATTTTGCTATGTAAGAAGCAGATTTGATTGTATGCATAGTACAAACCAACCACATTCTTCCATGACATTTTCTAACCTACTCATTTGTTGTACTCTTTCAATTCACCAGATGCCAACATTACAAACGTTATAA
- the LOC135110255 gene encoding sialin-like isoform X1 has translation MTTGIVLGADMEKSAMQTSALSPSHKPNNTSNTGMPWWDARKTLVLLSFLGLTVAYMVRVCLSITIVAIVKRNVTIDISDNDTCPVPDDAIKDTEAGGDYEWDGQTQTILLGAFFYGYTVSNFPGGRVAEYFGPRLTVGLGILLPSVLTLLSPLCIYTSPVLFIVLRVLEGLTQGVTFPAMHFMMSAWIPPKDKAKYWSLQGSGMQIGTVVAMSVGGWLCSTTFLGGWPSVFYVFGGLGVIWAIPWFLLIHDLPEHHPRISDAELQYILEHRRYVKREKVVAIPWRHIATSQPFWAIMASSFCYNFSFYTLLTELPTYFNKILHFDMSTNGLSSALPYIVQCLAAVSWGMFVDILQKRNVLSVKTVRKLSTSLALYSSAACLIGMMWVNCDPTVAMVVMCLAVGLIGPIGSGSPLSEQDIAPNLAGTLKGLTNTLGSATGFVAPAVTGAITSGNQTVSAWNTVFVISAVFNLIFGTIYVIFGTDKVQPWNDSKPKKVRFPVCYVGVVVDGHCSSLLASFQRHEVDGASKQAQEGHHMEHFYSAVQLKNNIFCYVRSRFDCMHSTNQPHSSMTFSNLLICCTLSIHQMPTLQTL, from the exons ATGACGACGGGAATTGTGCTCGGAGCAGACATGGAGAAGAGTGCCATGCAAACCTCCGCCCTATCACCATCCCACAAACCAAACAACACAAGTAATACTG gGATGCCTTGGTGGGATGCACGAAAAACTCTTGTGCTGCTTAGTTTTTTGGGACTAACGGTGGCCTACATGGTCCGGGTGTGTCTGTCCATAACCATCGTGGCCATCGTGAAGAGGAATGTGACAATCGACATAAGTGACAACGACACGTGTCCTGTCCCGGACGACGCCATCAAGGACACTGAAGCG gGAGGAGATTATGAGTGGGACGGACAAACTCAGACCATCCTTCTGGGTGCATTCTTCTACGGGTACACGGTGTCAAACTTCCCCGGGGGTCGAGTGGCGGAGTACTTTGGGCCCAGACTCACGGTGGGCCTAGGAATTTTGCTTCCCTCTGTCCTGACACTCCTGTCGCCTTTGTGCATTTACACGTCCCCTGTTCTGTTTATTGTTCTCAGAGTGCTGGAAGGACTGACTCAG GGAGTGACTTTTCCTGCAATGCATTTCATGATGTCAGCATGGATTCCTCCTAAAGACAAAGCGAAGTATTGGAGTCTACAAGGATCAG GTATGCAAATTGGCACGGTGGTGGCGATGtctgtgggtgggtggctgtgcAGCACAACCTTCCTGGGTGGGTGGCCGTCAGTTTTCTACGTGTTTGGAGGTTTGGGTGTGATTTGGGCAATCCCTTGGTTCCTTCTGATACACGACCTTCCTGAACACCATCCCAGGATTTCTGATGCTGAGTTGCAGTATATCCTTGAGCATCGTCGTTACGtcaagagagagaag GTGGTGGCCATTCCTTGGAGACACATAGCAACATCACAACCATTTTGGGCCATAATGGCATCCAGTTTTTGCTACAACTTCAGCTTCTATACTCTATTAACAGAACTACCAACATATTTCAATAAAATTCTGCATTTTGATATGAGCACG AATGGCTTAAGTTCGGCTTTGCCGTACATCGTGCAGTGCCTTGCAGCCGTCTCCTGGGGCATGTTTGTTGATATACTTCAAAAAAGAAATGTTCTGTCGGTGAAAACTGTGAGGAAACTGTCAACGTCTCTAG CCTTGTATTCGTCGGCGGCCTGCTTGATAGGGATGATGTGGGTAAACTGTGATCCCACCGTAGCCATGGTTGTCATGTGCCTGGCAGTTGGTCTTATAGGACCAATTGGTAGTGGTTCCCCTCTATCAGAGCAAGATATTGCCCCAAACTTAGCTGGCACCCTCAAAGGTCTCACCAACACCCTGGGCTCTGCAACGGGCTTCGTGGCACCAGCTGTCACTGGTGCCATCACCAGCGGCAAC caAACAGTGTCAGCGTGGAATACAGTCTTTGTCATATCTGCTGTCTTCAACTTGATATTCGGCACCATATATGTAATTTTTGGGACAGACAAAGTTCAACCGTGGAATGATTCTAAACCTAAGAAAGTGAG ATTTCCTGTCTGTTATGTTGGTgttgtagtagacggtcactgctcttctc tgttagcGTCATTCCAAAGACATGAAGTAGATGGTGCCTCCAAACAGGCACAGGAGGGACACCACATGGAACACTTTTATTCAGCTGTTCAGCTGAAGAATAATATATTTTGCTATGTAAGAAGCAGATTTGATTGTATGCATAGTACAAACCAACCACATTCTTCCATGACATTTTCTAACCTACTCATTTGTTGTACTCTTTCAATTCACCAGATGCCAACATTACAAACGTTATAA
- the LOC135110255 gene encoding sialin-like isoform X5, with protein sequence MTTGIVLGADMEKSAMQTSALSPSHKPNNTSNTGMPWWDARKTLVLLSFLGLTVAYMVRVCLSITIVAIVKRNVTIDISDNDTCPVPDDAIKDTEAGVTFPAMHFMMSAWIPPKDKAKYWSLQGSGMQIGTVVAMSVGGWLCSTTFLGGWPSVFYVFGGLGVIWAIPWFLLIHDLPEHHPRISDAELQYILEHRRYVKREKVVAIPWRHIATSQPFWAIMASSFCYNFSFYTLLTELPTYFNKILHFDMSTNGLSSALPYIVQCLAAVSWGMFVDILQKRNVLSVKTVRKLSTSLALYSSAACLIGMMWVNCDPTVAMVVMCLAVGLIGPIGSGSPLSEQDIAPNLAGTLKGLTNTLGSATGFVAPAVTGAITSGNQTVSAWNTVFVISAVFNLIFGTIYVIFGTDKVQPWNDSKPKKVSVSVIPKT encoded by the exons ATGACGACGGGAATTGTGCTCGGAGCAGACATGGAGAAGAGTGCCATGCAAACCTCCGCCCTATCACCATCCCACAAACCAAACAACACAAGTAATACTG gGATGCCTTGGTGGGATGCACGAAAAACTCTTGTGCTGCTTAGTTTTTTGGGACTAACGGTGGCCTACATGGTCCGGGTGTGTCTGTCCATAACCATCGTGGCCATCGTGAAGAGGAATGTGACAATCGACATAAGTGACAACGACACGTGTCCTGTCCCGGACGACGCCATCAAGGACACTGAAGCG GGAGTGACTTTTCCTGCAATGCATTTCATGATGTCAGCATGGATTCCTCCTAAAGACAAAGCGAAGTATTGGAGTCTACAAGGATCAG GTATGCAAATTGGCACGGTGGTGGCGATGtctgtgggtgggtggctgtgcAGCACAACCTTCCTGGGTGGGTGGCCGTCAGTTTTCTACGTGTTTGGAGGTTTGGGTGTGATTTGGGCAATCCCTTGGTTCCTTCTGATACACGACCTTCCTGAACACCATCCCAGGATTTCTGATGCTGAGTTGCAGTATATCCTTGAGCATCGTCGTTACGtcaagagagagaag GTGGTGGCCATTCCTTGGAGACACATAGCAACATCACAACCATTTTGGGCCATAATGGCATCCAGTTTTTGCTACAACTTCAGCTTCTATACTCTATTAACAGAACTACCAACATATTTCAATAAAATTCTGCATTTTGATATGAGCACG AATGGCTTAAGTTCGGCTTTGCCGTACATCGTGCAGTGCCTTGCAGCCGTCTCCTGGGGCATGTTTGTTGATATACTTCAAAAAAGAAATGTTCTGTCGGTGAAAACTGTGAGGAAACTGTCAACGTCTCTAG CCTTGTATTCGTCGGCGGCCTGCTTGATAGGGATGATGTGGGTAAACTGTGATCCCACCGTAGCCATGGTTGTCATGTGCCTGGCAGTTGGTCTTATAGGACCAATTGGTAGTGGTTCCCCTCTATCAGAGCAAGATATTGCCCCAAACTTAGCTGGCACCCTCAAAGGTCTCACCAACACCCTGGGCTCTGCAACGGGCTTCGTGGCACCAGCTGTCACTGGTGCCATCACCAGCGGCAAC caAACAGTGTCAGCGTGGAATACAGTCTTTGTCATATCTGCTGTCTTCAACTTGATATTCGGCACCATATATGTAATTTTTGGGACAGACAAAGTTCAACCGTGGAATGATTCTAAACCTAAGAAAGTGAG tgttagcGTCATTCCAAAGACATGA
- the LOC135110255 gene encoding sialin-like isoform X3 has product MTTGIVLGADMEKSAMQTSALSPSHKPNNTSNTGMPWWDARKTLVLLSFLGLTVAYMVRVCLSITIVAIVKRNVTIDISDNDTCPVPDDAIKDTEAGGDYEWDGQTQTILLGAFFYGYTVSNFPGGRVAEYFGPRLTVGLGILLPSVLTLLSPLCIYTSPVLFIVLRVLEGLTQGVTFPAMHFMMSAWIPPKDKAKYWSLQGSGMQIGTVVAMSVGGWLCSTTFLGGWPSVFYVFGGLGVIWAIPWFLLIHDLPEHHPRISDAELQYILEHRRYVKREKVVAIPWRHIATSQPFWAIMASSFCYNFSFYTLLTELPTYFNKILHFDMSTNGLSSALPYIVQCLAAVSWGMFVDILQKRNVLSVKTVRKLSTSLALYSSAACLIGMMWVNCDPTVAMVVMCLAVGLIGPIGSGSPLSEQDIAPNLAGTLKGLTNTLGSATGFVAPAVTGAITSGNQTVSAWNTVFVISAVFNLIFGTIYVIFGTDKVQPWNDSKPKKVSVSVIPKT; this is encoded by the exons ATGACGACGGGAATTGTGCTCGGAGCAGACATGGAGAAGAGTGCCATGCAAACCTCCGCCCTATCACCATCCCACAAACCAAACAACACAAGTAATACTG gGATGCCTTGGTGGGATGCACGAAAAACTCTTGTGCTGCTTAGTTTTTTGGGACTAACGGTGGCCTACATGGTCCGGGTGTGTCTGTCCATAACCATCGTGGCCATCGTGAAGAGGAATGTGACAATCGACATAAGTGACAACGACACGTGTCCTGTCCCGGACGACGCCATCAAGGACACTGAAGCG gGAGGAGATTATGAGTGGGACGGACAAACTCAGACCATCCTTCTGGGTGCATTCTTCTACGGGTACACGGTGTCAAACTTCCCCGGGGGTCGAGTGGCGGAGTACTTTGGGCCCAGACTCACGGTGGGCCTAGGAATTTTGCTTCCCTCTGTCCTGACACTCCTGTCGCCTTTGTGCATTTACACGTCCCCTGTTCTGTTTATTGTTCTCAGAGTGCTGGAAGGACTGACTCAG GGAGTGACTTTTCCTGCAATGCATTTCATGATGTCAGCATGGATTCCTCCTAAAGACAAAGCGAAGTATTGGAGTCTACAAGGATCAG GTATGCAAATTGGCACGGTGGTGGCGATGtctgtgggtgggtggctgtgcAGCACAACCTTCCTGGGTGGGTGGCCGTCAGTTTTCTACGTGTTTGGAGGTTTGGGTGTGATTTGGGCAATCCCTTGGTTCCTTCTGATACACGACCTTCCTGAACACCATCCCAGGATTTCTGATGCTGAGTTGCAGTATATCCTTGAGCATCGTCGTTACGtcaagagagagaag GTGGTGGCCATTCCTTGGAGACACATAGCAACATCACAACCATTTTGGGCCATAATGGCATCCAGTTTTTGCTACAACTTCAGCTTCTATACTCTATTAACAGAACTACCAACATATTTCAATAAAATTCTGCATTTTGATATGAGCACG AATGGCTTAAGTTCGGCTTTGCCGTACATCGTGCAGTGCCTTGCAGCCGTCTCCTGGGGCATGTTTGTTGATATACTTCAAAAAAGAAATGTTCTGTCGGTGAAAACTGTGAGGAAACTGTCAACGTCTCTAG CCTTGTATTCGTCGGCGGCCTGCTTGATAGGGATGATGTGGGTAAACTGTGATCCCACCGTAGCCATGGTTGTCATGTGCCTGGCAGTTGGTCTTATAGGACCAATTGGTAGTGGTTCCCCTCTATCAGAGCAAGATATTGCCCCAAACTTAGCTGGCACCCTCAAAGGTCTCACCAACACCCTGGGCTCTGCAACGGGCTTCGTGGCACCAGCTGTCACTGGTGCCATCACCAGCGGCAAC caAACAGTGTCAGCGTGGAATACAGTCTTTGTCATATCTGCTGTCTTCAACTTGATATTCGGCACCATATATGTAATTTTTGGGACAGACAAAGTTCAACCGTGGAATGATTCTAAACCTAAGAAAGTGAG tgttagcGTCATTCCAAAGACATGA
- the LOC135110255 gene encoding sialin-like isoform X4, which produces MTTGIVLGADMEKSAMQTSALSPSHKPNNTSNTGMPWWDARKTLVLLSFLGLTVAYMVRVCLSITIVAIVKRNVTIDISDNDTCPVPDDAIKDTEAGGDYEWDGQTQTILLGAFFYGYTVSNFPGGRVAEYFGPRLTVGLGILLPSVLTLLSPLCIYTSPVLFIVLRVLEGLTQGVTFPAMHFMMSAWIPPKDKAKYWSLQGSGMQIGTVVAMSVGGWLCSTTFLGGWPSVFYVFGGLGVIWAIPWFLLIHDLPEHHPRISDAELQYILEHRRYVKREKVVAIPWRHIATSQPFWAIMASSFCYNFSFYTLLTELPTYFNKILHFDMSTNGLSSALPYIVQCLAAVSWGMFVDILQKRNVLSVKTVRKLSTSLALYSSAACLIGMMWVNCDPTVAMVVMCLAVGLIGPIGSGSPLSEQDIAPNLAGTLKGLTNTLGSATGFVAPAVTGAITSGNQTVSAWNTVFVISAVFNLIFGTIYVIFGTDKVQPWNDSKPKKVRF; this is translated from the exons ATGACGACGGGAATTGTGCTCGGAGCAGACATGGAGAAGAGTGCCATGCAAACCTCCGCCCTATCACCATCCCACAAACCAAACAACACAAGTAATACTG gGATGCCTTGGTGGGATGCACGAAAAACTCTTGTGCTGCTTAGTTTTTTGGGACTAACGGTGGCCTACATGGTCCGGGTGTGTCTGTCCATAACCATCGTGGCCATCGTGAAGAGGAATGTGACAATCGACATAAGTGACAACGACACGTGTCCTGTCCCGGACGACGCCATCAAGGACACTGAAGCG gGAGGAGATTATGAGTGGGACGGACAAACTCAGACCATCCTTCTGGGTGCATTCTTCTACGGGTACACGGTGTCAAACTTCCCCGGGGGTCGAGTGGCGGAGTACTTTGGGCCCAGACTCACGGTGGGCCTAGGAATTTTGCTTCCCTCTGTCCTGACACTCCTGTCGCCTTTGTGCATTTACACGTCCCCTGTTCTGTTTATTGTTCTCAGAGTGCTGGAAGGACTGACTCAG GGAGTGACTTTTCCTGCAATGCATTTCATGATGTCAGCATGGATTCCTCCTAAAGACAAAGCGAAGTATTGGAGTCTACAAGGATCAG GTATGCAAATTGGCACGGTGGTGGCGATGtctgtgggtgggtggctgtgcAGCACAACCTTCCTGGGTGGGTGGCCGTCAGTTTTCTACGTGTTTGGAGGTTTGGGTGTGATTTGGGCAATCCCTTGGTTCCTTCTGATACACGACCTTCCTGAACACCATCCCAGGATTTCTGATGCTGAGTTGCAGTATATCCTTGAGCATCGTCGTTACGtcaagagagagaag GTGGTGGCCATTCCTTGGAGACACATAGCAACATCACAACCATTTTGGGCCATAATGGCATCCAGTTTTTGCTACAACTTCAGCTTCTATACTCTATTAACAGAACTACCAACATATTTCAATAAAATTCTGCATTTTGATATGAGCACG AATGGCTTAAGTTCGGCTTTGCCGTACATCGTGCAGTGCCTTGCAGCCGTCTCCTGGGGCATGTTTGTTGATATACTTCAAAAAAGAAATGTTCTGTCGGTGAAAACTGTGAGGAAACTGTCAACGTCTCTAG CCTTGTATTCGTCGGCGGCCTGCTTGATAGGGATGATGTGGGTAAACTGTGATCCCACCGTAGCCATGGTTGTCATGTGCCTGGCAGTTGGTCTTATAGGACCAATTGGTAGTGGTTCCCCTCTATCAGAGCAAGATATTGCCCCAAACTTAGCTGGCACCCTCAAAGGTCTCACCAACACCCTGGGCTCTGCAACGGGCTTCGTGGCACCAGCTGTCACTGGTGCCATCACCAGCGGCAAC caAACAGTGTCAGCGTGGAATACAGTCTTTGTCATATCTGCTGTCTTCAACTTGATATTCGGCACCATATATGTAATTTTTGGGACAGACAAAGTTCAACCGTGGAATGATTCTAAACCTAAGAAAGTGAG GTTCTGA